The genomic window GATAGGGAATACAGCAACAGCAACAATCGCCATCACGCCGCCCAGAACACCAAGATAAGTTGTCGCCACTTGATTAACCACTAAGCCAGGACCCCCCTGATCCAGCAGGCTCTTCAGTTCAACATATCCTCCAGGGAAAGCGGCAATACCCGCAGTAGCCCAGACACATGCCACAATACCTTCAGCAACCATAGCGCCATAATAAACGGGACGAACATATTTCTCGTTGGTTAAACAGCGAGCCATAATCGGTGCTTGAGTCGAATGGAAACCACTAATTGCACCACAAGTAATAGTCACAAACAGCAGTGGCCATACAGGTAAACCATCAGGGTTAGGCTCGAGTAAGTCATTGTTATAATGACTATGATCAAAATAGGCAAACACATCACCCATTTCTGGTAACTGCGGAGCATGGAGCATTAATGCAACTGCAATTGACGTGGTCATAACGACCATTAACAAACCAAATGCGGGATATAACTTAGTAATGATCTTATCAATCGGCAGCATAGTTGCTAAAAAGTAATAAGCTAAAATCACTAATACCCAGAAGGTGTTATTGCCAAAAATGGTGTCTTTAAAGTAATCCAGATTACTCAAAAGTCCCGCTGGGCTCATAATAAACACCACGCCCACAAAAAACAGCAACATAGCCGTAAAGAGCAGCATCACGCCTTTAAAGTAAATATTAAAGTAATGCCCCGCAATTTCCGGCAGACTTTTGCCATCTTCCTTAATACTGAGTACACCCGAAAAGTAATCGTGTACAGCACCACCAATAATATTGCCAAGCACAATCCAGACCAAAGCAATAGGACCATAGAGAGCACCCAGAATAGGACCAAAAATCGGCCCCACACCAGCCACATTGAGGAACTGGATCAAAAACGCTTTAAAGGGGTGAACAGGAACATAATCCACGCCATCTTTAAATCTGGCTTGAGGAGTAAGAGCCTTAGGATCGATACCCGCTTGGCGTTCAACAAATGGACTGTAAAACCGATATGCAAGCGCTAACAGCGCAAGGCAAATGAAGAAAATTAACATTATTTAATTACCCATACTTTAGTGGGAGATGATTAAATGACGAGTTTCATTGAGTTATGCGGTAAGGTCAAGCAACTCAGCATTAGACTAAAGTCGGGTTGATAAATCTAAATTTACGATAAGACTAGCTTATCTAAATAGATTTCTCAAATAATGTGTTCGCTAATATAAATCCAATCCCCTCGATAAGTGTTTAAGCCATTGGCCAGATAACCTGTTTAAACATCAGCGCAGCACAAACTCGAACAATGGCGCAGCGTCATCCTCCTCTTGAATTAAACCATTCGAATTTACAAATCCGTGGCGTTGCAACACCCGCTGAGATGCGATGTTATGCTTCGCCACATGGGCAAAAAGCGGCCTTGAGGCGACTAAAGGTAAAAAAGCGCTCAAGGTTAACGTCGCCACCCCACGCCCCCAAAATGCGCGGTCAATCCAATAACCAATCAGCGCCTGTCCATCCATATGCCAATGGCCGATATTTCCCACAAGCAGACCATCCACCTCTATCCCCAGTGCCAGCACAGACGCCTGCCCGAGAATATTTTGCTGCCAATGGGCAAAAAAAGCCTCGCGATCCCGCGGGGGAAACTGGGCCAATTGGCAAGCAATCGGATCCCGTTGATGGATAAAGAGTTGTTCAAGGTCGCTTTGCTTGATTGGCCGTAGCGTCACATTCGACACGCTTGTCTGCTTTTCCATCCTAAGTCCCTACTCGATTCAATTTCGTCATCACTCACTACCAACTAAAAAAATGGGCGCATAACCCAAGCAGAGGTTAGCGCCCGAAGAGGTAAAACAAAATCATTAAAGCTGACGAAATTAAATTAAAGTCGAGATGGTTAACGCAAACTCACTAATCACTCACAAAAACTAACTGAAGATCACTGCAAACACCGGAGCGCCTAACACCATAGCAATACCGATAAAAATCATGGTTAAACTGGCGATAACGCCCTCCTGCTGGCCTAACTCGCTGGCTTTGGCGGCGCCAGCCCCATGGGCCGATGCCCCCAGCGCAACACCTTTACCTAGCGAGGTTCGAATATGCATCAGTTTAAATAAAGGTTCACACACTAACATGCCAATAATCCCTGTGATGAGTACCATCATGGCGGTAAGCTCTGGCACCCCACCAAATGCACCCGTCGCCTCCATCGCAAAGGGCGTTGAAACCGAGCGCACTAATAGACTCCTTGAAAGCTCAGCGGGAAGTGGCACCCACTTCACTAACAACCAACTCGAGATCATCCCCAAAAATAGCCCTGCAACTACACCCAGAGTGAGAGTAAGTGGGTACTGACGGATCAACTGGCGTTCGCGGTAAATCGGCAGCGCAAAGGCGATGGTCGCCGGTGCCAACATGGCCATTAACCAATGGGTATATTCAAAATAGGTCGGTAAGGGAATATCTAAGTTAAATACCAATAAAGTGATCACCACAGGGGCGAATACTATCGGGGCTAGCCACCAGACTTTATGGCGTTGATATAAACGTTTAGCGGCAAAATAACTGCATAAGGTCAGCAATAGGCTAAGCAGTGCTAGCCCTGTTTGAGAAAACAATAACGAGGATAAACCCACAGTGCTTAGATCTAGGTTAGACATCCTAAATGGCCTTAGCATGGCGGCGAGCATGCTTCTTAATATTGAGCTGACGTTCGAAACGAAACACTCTGTCTACCACAAATCCGGTCCCCACCATCACACAGACACTGCCCATTATCAGCGTAAAAAGGATATTGACGCCATATTGCTCAAATAGTCCTTCATATTTGATAACGGATATCACAGGCGGAATAAAAAACAGTAATAACTCACCGATAAGCCATGCGGCGCCCAATTGCACA from Shewanella putrefaciens includes these protein-coding regions:
- a CDS encoding carbon starvation protein A, with the protein product MLIFFICLALLALAYRFYSPFVERQAGIDPKALTPQARFKDGVDYVPVHPFKAFLIQFLNVAGVGPIFGPILGALYGPIALVWIVLGNIIGGAVHDYFSGVLSIKEDGKSLPEIAGHYFNIYFKGVMLLFTAMLLFFVGVVFIMSPAGLLSNLDYFKDTIFGNNTFWVLVILAYYFLATMLPIDKIITKLYPAFGLLMVVMTTSIAVALMLHAPQLPEMGDVFAYFDHSHYNNDLLEPNPDGLPVWPLLFVTITCGAISGFHSTQAPIMARCLTNEKYVRPVYYGAMVAEGIVACVWATAGIAAFPGGYVELKSLLDQGGPGLVVNQVATTYLGVLGGVMAIVAVAVFPITSGDTAFRSLRLTIIDAFNIPQSMRNRLLVAAPILTIAYFMTKIDFSLIWRYFAFSNMLLSTSVLWLATKYLFDRGTFHWIVSLPAIAGTCVTVSYIVTAGIGLGLPQSLSQPVGIAVGVICLIALIIAHNRRKVAVDLK
- a CDS encoding GNAT family N-acetyltransferase translates to MEKQTSVSNVTLRPIKQSDLEQLFIHQRDPIACQLAQFPPRDREAFFAHWQQNILGQASVLALGIEVDGLLVGNIGHWHMDGQALIGYWIDRAFWGRGVATLTLSAFLPLVASRPLFAHVAKHNIASQRVLQRHGFVNSNGLIQEEDDAAPLFEFVLR
- a CDS encoding LrgB family protein — its product is MSNLDLSTVGLSSLLFSQTGLALLSLLLTLCSYFAAKRLYQRHKVWWLAPIVFAPVVITLLVFNLDIPLPTYFEYTHWLMAMLAPATIAFALPIYRERQLIRQYPLTLTLGVVAGLFLGMISSWLLVKWVPLPAELSRSLLVRSVSTPFAMEATGAFGGVPELTAMMVLITGIIGMLVCEPLFKLMHIRTSLGKGVALGASAHGAGAAKASELGQQEGVIASLTMIFIGIAMVLGAPVFAVIFS
- a CDS encoding CidA/LrgA family protein, whose product is MLFPAAIRRCRYGALLFIQIGLFCLLSFACHWLAIWAHLPIPGSVLGLGMLLILLGSKLIPESAVQLGAAWLIGELLLFFIPPVISVIKYEGLFEQYGVNILFTLIMGSVCVMVGTGFVVDRVFRFERQLNIKKHARRHAKAI